The proteins below are encoded in one region of Methanoculleus thermophilus:
- a CDS encoding ATP-binding protein, with the protein MRFYGRERELQLMEHLYARTPSFLVVTGRRRVGKTELVKEFCKGKTALYFYVDGNKSIEVLIEEFGRLTAETLNLPGYIKIDSPETFLEFLFSYNQPLIVVFDEFQRFQKVHPSFISQMQRFWDQKGRDSHLFVIVSGSSIGMIREIFLGGDAPLFRRADNILTLHPFKPKECLAILEEIGVRDPAERLDLYLLFGGTIYYYTFIEKYECTDLETALDRLVLDDLAPLRREMSDVMIEEFGREHATYYEILAAIAQGKETQKEIADVVRLPSTSLPPYLRDLVDLLGVIDYRLPVTERGKRSKMGRYTFADNFLRFYARYIYRNMSLYESGRFDLLKDRILREWKEFSGQAFEEMIRTLLARDLAERYEEIDSWWNRRGDEIDLLALSPEGSLAVEIKNRNLSLAEARGILAALEEKLPLIKGLTIPAATGIAARTVEGKDVLRVGGFYVMDLDDLGIGK; encoded by the coding sequence ATGAGGTTCTACGGCAGGGAGCGCGAACTCCAGTTAATGGAGCACCTCTACGCCCGGACTCCCTCCTTTCTCGTCGTCACCGGCAGACGAAGGGTCGGCAAGACCGAGCTCGTCAAGGAGTTTTGCAAGGGAAAAACGGCCCTCTACTTCTACGTCGATGGAAACAAGAGTATCGAAGTTCTCATAGAGGAGTTTGGAAGGCTGACGGCAGAGACACTCAACCTTCCCGGCTACATCAAGATCGACTCACCTGAGACATTCCTTGAGTTCCTCTTCTCCTACAACCAGCCCCTGATCGTCGTCTTCGACGAATTCCAGCGGTTCCAAAAAGTCCACCCCTCGTTCATATCCCAGATGCAACGGTTCTGGGATCAAAAGGGGCGGGACTCGCACCTCTTCGTCATCGTCTCCGGCTCGTCGATCGGCATGATTCGGGAGATCTTCCTTGGAGGAGACGCACCCCTCTTTCGGCGCGCCGACAACATCCTGACGCTTCACCCGTTCAAACCCAAAGAATGCCTCGCCATCCTCGAGGAGATAGGGGTGCGGGATCCGGCAGAGCGGCTCGACCTCTACCTCCTCTTCGGCGGGACGATCTACTACTACACGTTCATCGAGAAGTACGAGTGCACCGACCTCGAGACCGCCCTCGACCGGCTTGTCCTCGACGACCTCGCTCCGCTCCGCCGGGAGATGAGCGATGTCATGATTGAAGAGTTCGGGCGGGAGCACGCGACCTACTACGAGATCCTCGCCGCCATCGCCCAAGGAAAGGAGACCCAGAAGGAGATCGCCGACGTTGTCCGCCTTCCCTCGACCTCGCTCCCCCCATACCTGCGTGACCTTGTCGACCTCCTCGGGGTCATCGATTACCGCCTTCCGGTCACCGAAAGAGGGAAGCGTTCGAAGATGGGCAGATACACCTTTGCGGACAACTTCTTGCGGTTTTACGCCCGTTACATATACCGGAATATGAGCCTTTACGAGAGCGGCCGTTTCGACCTCTTAAAAGACCGGATCCTCCGGGAGTGGAAGGAGTTCTCCGGCCAGGCCTTCGAGGAGATGATCCGAACCCTCCTCGCCCGTGACCTCGCGGAGCGATACGAGGAGATCGACTCCTGGTGGAACCGACGGGGGGACGAGATTGACCTCCTCGCCCTCAGCCCGGAAGGAAGCCTCGCCGTTGAGATCAAGAACCGCAACCTCTCCCTCGCCGAGGCGCGCGGCATCCTCGCCGCCCTGGAGGAGAAGTTGCCGCTTATAAAGGGCCTCACAATACCCGCGGCCACCGGTATCGCCGCCCGCACCGTCGAGGGGAAAGATGTGCTCAGGGTCGGAGGGTTCTACGTTATGGATCTCGACGACCTCGGGATCGGGAAGTAG
- the tfrB gene encoding fumarate reductase (CoM/CoB) subunit TfrB, giving the protein MKSITLRVYRYDPSVDAEPHLEEYTVRVNEGARVLHALHAIRNEHDPTLAYRYCCGSGQCGSCAVKVDGTPALACMTEARDGMTVEPLDLPVLKDLMVDMEPVIAKIARICPAPDAELPEREVIAAIKPLRDCIECLCCVSACPALQVTEFAGPTVLRQEMRLALDPRDSGDRITDAIEKGLFYCTTCKRCTEVCPKEIDIPGKAIEKLREIANRRGLSLPRHQEVARLIQETGRSVERTKPTFLEQVPEVIEPDGPVRGEVGFFVGCMFNGRVPQTALDAMEVLKRNGIRVIVPHDQVCCGSPLIRTGQTSFVEDLKKKNIEAFARRGVKTVMTICAGCGATLKNDYETPFEVKDVTEVLTEYGIEPPAKLDLRATYHDPCHLLRGQGIREQPRALLREAVREFVEMPSQCCGAGGGVRSGVPEEAKALGAKRGEAVKATGADVVVTVCPFCEFHIADCTDVPVKNLVTILLEGYKKKDAEQESSS; this is encoded by the coding sequence ATGAAGTCGATCACGCTCAGAGTCTATCGCTACGACCCTTCCGTGGATGCGGAGCCGCACCTCGAGGAGTATACGGTCCGGGTGAACGAGGGCGCCCGCGTGCTCCACGCCCTCCATGCAATCCGCAACGAGCACGACCCGACGCTCGCCTACCGCTACTGCTGCGGATCCGGGCAGTGCGGGAGCTGCGCCGTCAAAGTGGATGGAACGCCAGCCCTTGCCTGCATGACGGAGGCCCGAGACGGGATGACGGTCGAGCCGCTTGACCTCCCGGTCTTAAAAGACCTGATGGTGGACATGGAGCCGGTGATCGCGAAGATCGCCCGGATCTGCCCTGCGCCGGATGCGGAGCTCCCGGAACGGGAGGTGATCGCGGCGATCAAACCGCTCCGCGACTGCATCGAGTGTCTCTGCTGCGTCTCGGCCTGCCCGGCGCTCCAGGTGACGGAGTTCGCCGGTCCGACGGTGCTCCGGCAGGAGATGCGCCTCGCCCTCGATCCCCGCGACTCGGGTGACCGGATCACCGATGCCATCGAGAAGGGGCTCTTCTACTGCACGACCTGCAAGCGCTGCACGGAGGTCTGCCCCAAGGAGATCGATATCCCGGGCAAAGCCATCGAGAAACTTCGCGAGATCGCAAACCGCCGGGGGCTCTCCCTCCCCCGCCACCAGGAGGTGGCGCGGCTGATCCAGGAGACGGGACGGAGCGTCGAGCGGACAAAGCCGACCTTCCTTGAGCAGGTGCCGGAGGTTATCGAGCCCGACGGCCCGGTCCGCGGGGAGGTGGGGTTCTTCGTCGGGTGTATGTTCAACGGCCGGGTGCCGCAGACGGCGCTCGACGCTATGGAGGTCTTAAAGCGCAACGGCATCCGGGTGATCGTTCCTCACGACCAGGTCTGCTGCGGCTCGCCTCTGATCCGGACGGGGCAGACATCGTTTGTGGAGGACTTGAAGAAGAAGAACATCGAGGCCTTCGCCCGCCGGGGGGTCAAGACCGTGATGACGATCTGCGCCGGGTGCGGGGCGACGCTGAAGAACGATTACGAGACGCCGTTCGAGGTGAAAGACGTCACGGAGGTCCTCACCGAGTACGGGATCGAGCCCCCGGCAAAGCTCGATCTCCGGGCGACCTACCACGACCCCTGCCACCTCCTCCGCGGCCAGGGGATCCGGGAGCAGCCGCGGGCACTCTTGCGAGAGGCCGTCCGGGAGTTCGTCGAGATGCCCTCGCAGTGCTGCGGGGCCGGCGGCGGCGTCCGGTCGGGGGTTCCGGAGGAGGCAAAAGCTCTCGGGGCGAAGCGCGGCGAGGCGGTGAAGGCGACCGGTGCAGACGTGGTGGTAACGGTCTGCCCGTTCTGCGAGTTCCATATCGCGGACTGCACGGACGTGCCCGTCAAGAACCTGGTGACGATCCTGCTTGAGGGGTATAAGAAGAAGGACGCGGAGCAGGAGAGTTCTTCATAA
- a CDS encoding CDP-alcohol phosphatidyltransferase family protein: protein MIEEHLRGRVSGALTRVATLIARTGATPNTLTLLGFLGMAAAGALCALGWFFLAGLVVAASCIFDALDGALARATGAASTYGAFFDSFLDRYAEAAIYGGLVIYYAGAGTPWGAETAFFAAIGSLMVSYARARAEGLGVECRAGLFARPERIAVIIIGLVTGFILPALVVLAVATNATAVHRLLYVRGATRLSSRPPGAR, encoded by the coding sequence ATGATCGAGGAGCACCTCCGGGGACGGGTGAGCGGGGCGCTCACGCGAGTTGCAACCCTCATCGCCCGGACGGGGGCGACCCCGAACACCCTCACGCTGCTTGGATTTCTCGGGATGGCGGCCGCAGGAGCCCTCTGCGCTTTAGGATGGTTCTTCCTTGCCGGACTCGTCGTCGCCGCATCCTGCATCTTCGATGCCCTCGACGGGGCGCTCGCCCGGGCAACCGGGGCAGCCTCGACTTACGGCGCGTTCTTCGACTCGTTCCTGGACCGGTACGCGGAGGCCGCGATCTATGGGGGGCTCGTCATATATTACGCGGGGGCCGGGACGCCCTGGGGCGCCGAGACCGCGTTCTTCGCCGCGATAGGCTCGCTGATGGTCAGTTACGCCCGGGCCCGGGCCGAAGGGCTCGGGGTCGAGTGCCGGGCCGGGCTCTTCGCCAGGCCGGAGCGGATCGCGGTCATCATCATCGGGCTGGTGACGGGGTTCATTCTCCCGGCGCTCGTCGTCCTTGCGGTCGCAACGAACGCCACCGCGGTGCATAGGCTCCTCTACGTCCGGGGGGCTACGCGCCTCTCCTCACGGCCCCCTGGGGCGCGGTGA
- the arsM gene encoding arsenite methyltransferase — MKEDIHKQVRSTYGEIARQGGCGCGIGCCNTGKTVESVSLDLGYSESDLEAVPEGANLGLGCGNPVALASLREGEVVLDLGSGAGFDCFLAAERVGPTGHVIGVDMTPDMLDRARENAKRCGRTNVEFRLGEIEHLPVADNSVDVVISNCVINLSPDKPQVFREAFRVLRPGGRLMVSDIVLAAPLPAALAGSALLYNSCVAGALVREEYLGGIAATGFTEVTVQGEAVFPLEHIVSEPDLVRALEGAALSESERASLRESILSIKVAARKPGGCTCGGTC; from the coding sequence ATGAAGGAAGATATACACAAACAAGTGCGGAGCACCTATGGAGAGATCGCCCGGCAGGGAGGGTGCGGGTGCGGTATCGGGTGCTGTAACACCGGGAAGACTGTTGAGTCGGTCAGCCTCGACCTCGGCTACTCGGAAAGCGACCTCGAAGCGGTACCGGAAGGTGCGAACCTGGGGCTCGGGTGCGGCAACCCCGTGGCCCTTGCCTCTCTCCGGGAGGGTGAGGTCGTTCTCGATCTGGGTTCGGGAGCGGGTTTCGACTGTTTCCTTGCTGCGGAGCGGGTCGGCCCGACCGGTCATGTCATCGGTGTCGATATGACGCCCGATATGCTTGATCGGGCACGGGAGAACGCGAAGAGGTGCGGCCGCACAAACGTGGAGTTCCGGCTCGGGGAGATCGAGCACCTCCCGGTGGCGGACAACTCGGTCGACGTGGTCATATCAAACTGTGTCATCAACCTCTCCCCGGACAAACCGCAGGTCTTCCGGGAGGCGTTCCGAGTCCTCCGTCCGGGAGGGCGGCTCATGGTCTCCGATATCGTTCTTGCGGCGCCGCTTCCGGCAGCCCTCGCCGGATCGGCGCTCCTCTACAACAGCTGCGTCGCGGGAGCCCTGGTGAGGGAGGAGTACCTCGGCGGTATCGCTGCTACGGGCTTTACGGAGGTCACGGTCCAGGGGGAGGCGGTCTTCCCGCTCGAGCATATCGTGAGCGAACCGGATCTTGTCAGGGCCCTCGAGGGTGCCGCCCTCAGTGAGTCCGAGAGAGCGTCGCTTCGTGAGAGCATTCTGAGCATAAAGGTCGCCGCCCGAAAGCCGGGGGGCTGCACCTGCGGCGGAACGTGTTAG
- a CDS encoding FAD-dependent oxidoreductase has protein sequence MAGVKVYTTENCPYCRMVQAFLRKNDVEFEIVDVGKDREAAREMIALSGQRGVPVTVFGDEVIVGFDARRLQEVFGTPAAATVCDVTIVGGGPAGLTAAVYCARKRMKTVLVAENIGGQAAWNWAVENYMGFSTISGKELIRKFEEQARGFDVHLELDSVTSVKKEDGAFLVRTAGGTEYRSRTLILAPGKEPRRLGLPGEDRLMGKGISICAVCDAPLYRDKPVAVVGGGNAALQTAIEMTKFASSVTLIARGALRCDEIFLSRAEEAGIRTLSPHEVTALHGDAALTGITVRDRETGEEMNLDVEGLFLSIGFAPNTEFLKDLVALNERGEILIDENGRTNVPGVFAAGDATCVKAKQIIVAAGDGAKAALEAHEYLEELVGKPTKEPAVCP, from the coding sequence ATGGCAGGCGTGAAGGTCTACACGACGGAGAACTGCCCCTACTGCAGGATGGTCCAGGCATTCCTCCGGAAGAACGATGTCGAATTCGAGATTGTCGATGTCGGGAAGGATCGTGAGGCGGCCCGGGAGATGATCGCGCTCTCGGGGCAGCGGGGGGTGCCGGTCACGGTCTTTGGCGATGAGGTTATCGTCGGGTTCGATGCAAGGAGACTCCAGGAGGTCTTCGGGACGCCGGCGGCGGCAACCGTCTGCGACGTGACCATCGTGGGCGGCGGTCCGGCCGGACTGACCGCGGCGGTCTACTGCGCCCGAAAACGCATGAAGACCGTTCTTGTAGCGGAGAATATCGGCGGCCAGGCGGCCTGGAACTGGGCAGTCGAGAACTACATGGGATTTTCGACGATCTCGGGCAAGGAACTTATCCGGAAGTTCGAGGAGCAGGCCCGGGGTTTCGACGTCCATCTCGAACTTGACAGCGTCACGAGCGTCAAAAAAGAGGACGGGGCGTTCCTCGTCCGGACGGCCGGAGGAACTGAGTATCGCTCCCGGACGCTCATCCTCGCTCCCGGGAAGGAGCCGAGGCGGCTGGGGCTTCCCGGTGAGGACCGGTTGATGGGGAAGGGTATCTCGATCTGCGCCGTCTGCGATGCCCCGCTCTACCGCGATAAACCGGTGGCGGTCGTCGGCGGCGGGAATGCGGCGCTCCAGACCGCGATCGAGATGACGAAGTTCGCAAGCTCCGTGACGTTGATTGCCAGGGGTGCTCTCCGGTGCGATGAGATCTTCCTCTCCCGGGCAGAGGAGGCGGGGATACGAACCCTCTCCCCTCATGAGGTGACGGCGCTCCACGGGGATGCGGCCCTGACCGGGATCACCGTCCGCGACCGTGAGACCGGGGAGGAGATGAACCTTGACGTGGAGGGGCTCTTCCTCTCGATCGGGTTTGCCCCGAATACGGAGTTCCTCAAGGATCTCGTGGCGTTGAACGAGCGGGGCGAGATTCTCATCGATGAGAACGGCCGCACGAACGTTCCCGGGGTCTTTGCAGCCGGAGACGCGACCTGCGTCAAGGCCAAGCAGATCATCGTCGCCGCCGGCGACGGGGCGAAGGCGGCGCTTGAGGCGCACGAGTACCTCGAGGAGCTCGTGGGCAAACCGACCAAGGAGCCGGCCGTCTGCCCGTGA
- the tfrA gene encoding fumarate reductase (CoM/CoB) subunit TfrA: MLVDEIVDAHVLVIGSGGAGIRAAIEASRYGSVVLVSKTIVGKGGCTTMAEGGFNAVMRDGDSIEIHREDTLKGGAYLNDPALVDVLVREAPERMRDLILWGAVFDVTEDRMVAQRPFGGQRFPRTCYAGDRTGHEIIMTLLDRLDATDAQLYQEVSVVDLAKDENGAVAGAIALDRDGNPMLFRADATVLATGGGTQVYDISTNSAAGTGDGFAMGYRAGAELIDMEMVQFHPTGAVYPYDARGRLVTEAVRGEGGILLNARRERFMERYDPERMELSTRDVVARAIATEILEGRGTSRGGVYLDVTHLPAERIEARLPVMLEQFLTFGVDIRREPMEVAPTAHHIMGGLRITPECRTTLPGLFACGEVAGGVHGANRLGGNALADTQVFGKRAGEFAGKSPARSGRVDSAGIDEVLRMLDGYFEGTVNPADVKKDLKLTMWNQAGIFRNAANLKTALGHIRRLADQRLCAASTANLLDCCTVRNMCTTASLIVRCALLRPENRGAHVRRDAEVATEPAKSPFGHTYISLTREGIERREVAA, encoded by the coding sequence ATGCTTGTAGACGAGATTGTGGACGCGCACGTGCTGGTTATCGGAAGCGGCGGCGCCGGGATACGGGCTGCCATCGAGGCCTCCCGATACGGCAGCGTGGTCCTGGTCTCCAAGACCATCGTCGGCAAGGGCGGGTGCACGACGATGGCGGAAGGCGGGTTCAACGCCGTGATGCGAGACGGGGATTCCATCGAGATCCATCGCGAGGACACGCTGAAGGGCGGAGCGTACCTCAACGACCCCGCGCTCGTGGACGTACTGGTCCGCGAGGCGCCGGAGCGAATGAGAGACCTCATCCTATGGGGCGCCGTCTTTGACGTCACAGAAGACCGGATGGTCGCGCAGCGGCCGTTCGGCGGGCAGCGGTTCCCCCGGACCTGCTACGCTGGAGACCGGACCGGCCATGAGATCATCATGACCCTCCTCGACCGTCTGGACGCAACGGATGCGCAGCTCTACCAGGAGGTCTCGGTCGTCGACCTCGCAAAAGACGAGAACGGTGCGGTCGCAGGCGCAATCGCTCTCGACCGGGACGGAAACCCCATGCTCTTTAGGGCCGACGCCACGGTGCTTGCGACCGGCGGCGGGACGCAGGTCTACGATATCTCCACAAACTCCGCCGCCGGGACCGGGGACGGGTTCGCGATGGGCTACCGGGCGGGCGCGGAGTTGATCGATATGGAGATGGTCCAGTTCCATCCGACGGGTGCCGTCTACCCCTACGACGCCCGCGGGCGGCTGGTGACGGAGGCCGTCCGGGGCGAGGGAGGCATTCTCTTGAACGCCCGACGGGAGCGGTTCATGGAGCGCTACGATCCCGAGCGGATGGAACTCTCGACCCGGGACGTGGTCGCCCGGGCGATCGCAACCGAGATCCTCGAGGGCCGGGGAACGAGCAGGGGCGGGGTCTACCTGGACGTGACCCACCTCCCCGCGGAGCGGATCGAGGCGCGGCTCCCGGTGATGCTCGAGCAGTTCCTCACGTTCGGGGTGGATATCCGGCGAGAGCCGATGGAGGTCGCCCCCACAGCCCACCACATCATGGGGGGGCTCCGGATCACGCCGGAGTGCCGAACGACACTCCCGGGGCTCTTTGCCTGCGGAGAAGTTGCCGGCGGAGTCCACGGTGCAAACCGCCTCGGCGGGAACGCGCTTGCCGATACGCAGGTCTTTGGAAAGCGGGCAGGTGAGTTTGCCGGCAAGTCCCCCGCCCGGAGCGGCCGGGTGGACAGCGCCGGGATCGATGAGGTGCTACGGATGCTCGATGGTTATTTCGAGGGGACCGTGAATCCCGCCGACGTCAAAAAAGACTTAAAACTCACGATGTGGAACCAGGCAGGCATATTCCGGAACGCCGCCAATCTCAAAACAGCGCTCGGTCATATCCGGCGCCTCGCGGACCAGCGGCTCTGCGCCGCCTCGACCGCAAACCTTCTAGACTGCTGCACGGTCCGGAACATGTGCACCACCGCGTCCCTGATCGTCCGCTGTGCCCTCCTCCGCCCCGAGAACCGGGGGGCCCACGTCCGCCGGGATGCCGAGGTGGCGACCGAGCCGGCGAAGTCGCCCTTCGGCCATACGTATATCTCGCTTACCCGCGAGGGGATCGAGCGGCGGGAGGTGGCGGCATGA